GCCACAACGGGAGCGGTGTGCCCCAGTAGCGGCTGCGGGAGAGCGCCCAGTCGATGTTGTTGTTCAGCCAGTCGCCGAAGCGGCCGTGCTTGACGGACTCCGGGAACCAGTTGGTCCCCTCGTTCTCCTCCAGGAGACGGTCCTTGACGGCCGTGGTGCGGATGTACCAGGACGGCTGCGCGTAGTACAGGAGCGCGGTGTGGCAGCGCCAGCAGTGCGGGTAACTGTGCTCGTACGGAACGTGCTTGAAGAGCAGGCCGCGGTTCTGGAGGTCCTCGGTGAGCTTCTCGTCCGCCTTCTTGAAGAAGACGCCGCCCACCAGGGGGACACTCTCCTCGAAGGTGCCGTTCGGGCGGATCGGGTTCACCACGGGCAGGCCGTACGCGCGGCAGACCTTGAGGTCGTCCTCACCGAAGGCGGGGGACTGGTGGACCAGACCCGTACCGTCCTCGGTCGTCACGTACTCGGCGTTGACCACGAAGTGCGCGGCCTCGGGGAACTCGATCAGCTCGAACGGACGTTGATACGTCCAGCGCTCCATCTCGGCGCCCGTGAAGGACTCGCCCGTGGTCTCCCAGCCCTCGCCGAGCGACTTCTCGACGAGCGGCTGCGCGACGACGAGCTGCTCCTCGCCGTTCGTCACGACGACGTAGGTGACGTCCGGGTGCGCGGCGACGGCGGTGTTGGAGACCAGGGTCCACGGCGTGGTCGTCCACACCAGGAGCGCGGCACGGCCGGCCAGCGGACCGGAGGTGAGCGGGAAACGGACGTAGACGGAAGGGTCGACGATCGTCTCGTAGCCCTGCGCGAGCTCGTGGTCCGACAGGCCCGTCTCGTCGCGCGGGCACCAGGGGGCCACGCGGTAGTCCTGGACCAGCAGGCCCTTGTTGAAGATCTCCTTCAGCGACCACCACACGGACTCGATGTACTCGGGGTCCATGGTCCGGTAGGCGTCGTCCAGGTCGACCCAGTAGCCCATGCGGTTCGTCAGCTCGGTGAACGCGTCGGTGTGACGGGTCACCGACTCACGGCACTGCGCGTTGAACTCGGCGATGCCGTACGCCTCGATGTCCTGCTTGCCGGTGAAGCCCAGCTCCTTCTCCACCGCCAGCTCCACGGGCAGGCCGTGGCAGTCCCAGCCGGCCTTGCGCCCCACGTGGTAGCCGCGCATGGTGCGGAAGCGCGGGAAGACGTCCTTGAAGACGCGCGCCTCGATGTGGTGGGCGCCCGGCATGCCGTTCGCGGTGGGCGGGCCCTCGTAGAACACCCACTCGGGGCGGCCCTCGGACTGGTCGAGGCTCTTGGCGAAGATCTTCTGCTCGCGCCAGAAGTCGAGCACGGCGTGCTCGAGGGCGGGCAGGTCGACCTGGGCGGGCACCTGGCGGTACGTCGGCGCTGTCATCGGCGAGCTTCCTCCAACGGACTTTCTGCCTTCCGTCGGAGGGACGAGAGCGTTGCTGCTGCGGACGCCGTGTTCGGCGCGCTCCCGCGGTACCACCCTCCTTGGCCCGCCCGTGCGCCGTTCGCACCGGTGAGCCCCCTCATTGGGGTCGCGATGCCGGGTCTACTGGCCCCTCAGGGGTGTTCTGCCGGCGGCTCCGGGGTGATCTTCACGTCGCGCTGGCCCCCGGGCTTCCACCGTCCCCGGGTCGCTCCTGGCCGCGTACGCCGTTACTCGTCCCCATCCACGCTTCTCGCTGCGCCCAGTGTACGGCGCCCCGGGGACAGGGGCCGACCGGATTTCCCGGGCGCCGCCGTGGCCTGCGCGGTGACCCGAATGGCGCGGGGCGCGCGTCCGGATCCCGGGACGGTGGTCCCGGCGGATTACCCGGCGGGGAGCTGGGCACAACGCTTGCATGCCTGCCACGCGGGACCCGCGGGGCGGGCGATGTGCGGGCGTGCCCCGTTGCCGCGGGCCAGAAGTCGATTTATCGTCCCAGCACGACGCGCGAGCAAGATCACAAAATGTGAAGGGGCCGCGGCCATGGTGGCGAAGAAGACCGCCGTACAGCAGTCGGCGTCCGGCAGATCCACGGGTTCGGCGGCCAAGAATGTGGGTGGGAAGAAGAGCGCACAGGGGGCTTCCGCGACGAGCGAGGCGAAACCGGTGAAGACGACCTCCAGGACAGCGACCCCGGCCGCGACGGTGACCGCGAAGACGGTGACGGCCGAGACCGTCACCGCGAAGACGGCCGACGGGGCCGTCGCCGGGAAAGCCACCGACAAGAAGACCACGGCCAAGAGGAGCACCTCCAAGGCGGCCGACAAGAAGGGCACCTCCGAGGCGGCCGACAGCGGGAAGGCCACCGAGGCCGCTGCCGCCACGACCGCCGCCAAGAAGGTGCCTGCCAGGAAGGCGGCCACGAAGGCCACCGCCAAGAAGGCCGCGGCGAAGAAGGCTCCCGCCAAGAAGGCGGCGGCCGCGGCGAAGAAGCAGGCGTCCGGGAAGGCCGCGGCGAAGAAGACCGCGGGTACGGCGCGGAAGAGCACCAGCACGGCCAAGAAGACGGCCGCGTCCGCGGCCGAGGGCGCGGCGGAGGCCGCGGAGACGACGGGAGCCACGACGGTGGTTGCGAAGAAGACCCCTGGCACGGCCACGGCCGCCAAGAAGGCCACCGCGGTTCCCAAGGCGCGGCCCGCCGCGGCGGAGTCCGGCGAACTCGCCGTGCGCCCCGGTGAGGACCCCTGGACCCCGGAGGAGGTCGAGGAGGCCCGTGCGGAGCTCCAGTCGGAGGCGCTGCGGCTGAGCGCCGAGATCGCGACCTCCGAGGCCGCCCTCGCCGGCCTGATGCGGGACTCCGGTGACGGCGCGGGCGACGACGAGGCGGACACCGGCACGAAGAACATCACGCGCGAGCACGAGATGGCCCTGAACTCCAACGCGCGCGAGATGCTGGAGCAGACCGAGCGCGCCCTGCACCGGCTCGACGCCGGCACGTACGGGCTCTGCGAGAACTGCGGCAACGCCATCGGCAAGGCCCGGATGCAGGCCTTCCCGCGCGCCACGCTGTGCGTCGAGTGCAAGCAGAAGGAGGAGCGCCGGCACTGAACCGCCGGCCGGTCCTCAGGGCGCCGCGCCGCCGTCCCTGTGACGACCGGGGCGGACGGTCCCGGCGCCGCGCAGGAGGTCTCCGCCCGCGCGGCGCGGGAGGCCTCCTGAGCACGGGGGCCCGCGGGGGTGTGCCGTACCCTCGTCCTCAGTCAGGAACCTAGGTCGAGGGACTCACTCACGTGGCAGAGGCGGAGCGCATCATCGGTACGCCGGGCATCCCAGGGGCGGCGTCTGCCGAGCCGGAGCAGTCCGACGGGACCTCCGACGGGAACACGGCGTCGGGAGACCGGTCCGGCGGCGACGGGCAGAGCCCGGCCGAGCGGCCCTCCGGGGACTCCGCCCCGGCGTCCGCGGCGGACGGGACGGGCGAGCGGCCCAGGGGCAGGCGCAAGATCGCCGTGCTCTTCACGGTGGCCGTTCTGGCGTACGCCCTCGACCTGATCAGCAAGATGATCGTCGTGGCGAAGCTGGAGCACCACGACTCGATCGAGATCATCGGGGACTGGCTCAAGTTCGAGGCCATCCGCAACGCGGGCGCGGCCTTCGGCTTCGGCGAGGCGTTCACGATCATCTTCACGGTGATCGCCGCCGCGGTGATCGTCGTCATCGCCCGGCTCGCCCGCAAGCTGTACAGCGTGCCGTGGGCCATCGCCCTCGGGCTGCTGCTCGGCGGCGCGCTCGGCAACCTGACCGACCGGATCTTCCGCTCGCCGGGCGTCTTCGAGGGCGCGGTCGTGGACTTCATCGCCCCCAAGCACTTCGCCGTCTTCAACCTCGCCGACTCGGCGATCGTCTGCGGCGGCATCCTGATCGTCCTGCTGTCCTTCCGGGGCCTCGACCCGGACGGAACGGTCCACAAGGACTGACCGCACGGCCCGACGGCGGGCCGGGGGAGCGCCCCGGCTCCGCTCGTCGCAGGGGGTCGGGAACCGGCGGTGAACCGTCCCCGGAACCGCTTCCACCGGGGCTCCGGGGGTACGCGTGTTCGGGCCGTGGTCCGGGGGTGTCCGGGGCGTCCGGCATACTCGACGGGTGAGCACCATTCCCGAGATCCGCACCCTGCCCGTGCCCGACGGCCTGGAGGGCGAGCGTGTCGACGCCGCCATCTCCCGCATGTTCGGCTTCTCCCGTACGAAGGCCGCAGAGCTCGCCGCGGCGGGGAAGGTCTCGGTCGACGGCTCGGTGGTCGGCAAGTCCGAGCGGGTGCACGGCGGCGCCTGGATGGAGGTCGAGATGCCGCAGGCCCCCGCGCCCGTGCAGATCGTCGCCGAACCCGTCGAGGGCATGGAGATCGTCCACGACGACGACGACGTGGTCGTGATCGTCAAGCCCGTCGGCGTGGCCGCCCACCCCAGCCCCGGCTGGACCGGCCCGACCGTCATCGGCGGTCTCGCCGCCGCCGGCTACCGGATCTCCACCTCCGGCGCCGCCGAGCGCCAGGGC
The window above is part of the Streptomyces sp. NBC_01428 genome. Proteins encoded here:
- a CDS encoding TraR/DksA family transcriptional regulator, which encodes MVAKKTAVQQSASGRSTGSAAKNVGGKKSAQGASATSEAKPVKTTSRTATPAATVTAKTVTAETVTAKTADGAVAGKATDKKTTAKRSTSKAADKKGTSEAADSGKATEAAAATTAAKKVPARKAATKATAKKAAAKKAPAKKAAAAAKKQASGKAAAKKTAGTARKSTSTAKKTAASAAEGAAEAAETTGATTVVAKKTPGTATAAKKATAVPKARPAAAESGELAVRPGEDPWTPEEVEEARAELQSEALRLSAEIATSEAALAGLMRDSGDGAGDDEADTGTKNITREHEMALNSNAREMLEQTERALHRLDAGTYGLCENCGNAIGKARMQAFPRATLCVECKQKEERRH
- the lspA gene encoding signal peptidase II, translating into MAEAERIIGTPGIPGAASAEPEQSDGTSDGNTASGDRSGGDGQSPAERPSGDSAPASAADGTGERPRGRRKIAVLFTVAVLAYALDLISKMIVVAKLEHHDSIEIIGDWLKFEAIRNAGAAFGFGEAFTIIFTVIAAAVIVVIARLARKLYSVPWAIALGLLLGGALGNLTDRIFRSPGVFEGAVVDFIAPKHFAVFNLADSAIVCGGILIVLLSFRGLDPDGTVHKD